One window of Populus nigra chromosome 5, ddPopNigr1.1, whole genome shotgun sequence genomic DNA carries:
- the LOC133693873 gene encoding uncharacterized protein LOC133693873: MESSSSSSLTVGFGQIGSSKQLTADSISQFREGICLILSKWSALQLAVENEWGGRGSGLLAEQLASDILSWFTQSKEPLFIDDLEGILDEAMLSLNTMIEDGSIEEVAEKLMIMHEECLEGNYSSIQKLREAAPRTRAHQHVKQAVDSDDDSEDSGNDDKMGDDESNMMVDAPEFQSKMYPVSKPVNVPRAKEAQSEDGWTVVSSRRNKDKRN; this comes from the exons ATggagagcagcagcagcagcagcttaaCTGTAGGATTTGGCCAAATTGGGTCCTCAAAACAACTAACAGCAGATTCAATTTCTCAATTCAGAGAAGGTATTTGTTTAATTCTTTCTAAATGGTCAGCTTTGCAACTCGCCGTTGAAAACGAATGGGGCGGCCGCGGGTCAGGCCTATTAGCTGAGCAACTCGCCTCTGATATCCTCTCTTGGTTCACTCAGTCTAAAG AGCcactttttattgatgatttggaAGGCATCTTGGATGAAGCTATGCTTTCTCTGAATACCATGATTGAGGATGGCAGCATTGAAGAG gtagcagaaaaattaatgattatgcaTGAAGAATGTTTAGAAGGCAATTATAGTTCTATTCAGAAATTGAGGGAAGCAGCTCCTAGAACAAGAGCTCATCAACATGTCAAGCAG GCTGTGGACAGTGATGATGATTCTGAGGACAGCGGCAATGATGATAAAATGGGTGATGATGAATCGAACATGATGGTGGACGCACCAGAATTCCAATCGAAGATGTATCCAGTAAGCAAGCCAGTCAATGTGCCAAGGGCCAAGGAGGCTCAATCAGAAGATGGATGGACAGTTGTTTCATCTAGGCGAAACAAGGATAAAAGGAATTAG
- the LOC133695285 gene encoding steroid 5-alpha-reductase DET2-like, whose protein sequence is MALSDQSLFHYSLLTFYLLGPLTFVALKFFQLPYGRHHRLGWGFTVSPPLAWFLFETPSILLPLLLFPLGQHFTNPKALLLMSPYLLHYFHRTCIYPLRIYHSTTQQNTKTTSAVSASMVLLAFTLQVLNTYLQTRWVSHYKHDYNSDGGLFWWKFFGGLVVFLWGMRINMWADTVLLGLKREGGGYKVPRGGWFELVSCPNYFGEMVEWLGWAVMTWSWAGFSFFLFTCSNLVPRACAHHKWYLKKFGEDYPNNRKAVIPFFI, encoded by the coding sequence ATGGCCTTGTCAGATCAAAGCCTCTTCCACTACAGTCTTCTAACTTTCTACCTCCTAGGACCCCTTACCTTCGTTGCCCTAAAGTTCTTTCAACTCCCATACGGCAGGCACCACCGTCTAGGATGGGGTTTCACAGTCTCTCCACCTTTGGCTTGGTTTCTCTTCGAAACCCCCTCCATTTTGCTTCCTCTCCTCCTTTTTCCCTTAGGCCAACACTTCACCAATCCCAAAGCTCTACTTCTCATGTCCCCTTATCTCCTCCACTATTTCCACCGCACTTGCATCTACCCACTCCGCATTTACCACAGTACCACTCAACAGAATACCAAAACCACAAGTGCTGTCTCGGCGAGTATGGTCCTTCTTGCATTTACGCTTCAAGTACTGAATACTTACTTGCAGACTAGGTGGGTTTCTCACTATAAACATGATTACAACAGTGATGGAGGTTTGTTTTGGTGGAAGTTTTTCGGTGGGTTGGTGGTTTTTCTGTGGGGAATGAGGATTAATATGTGGGCCGATACGGTGTTGTTGGGTTTGAAGAGGGAAGGTGGTGGATATAAGGTGCCAAGAGGAGGGTGGTTTGAGTTGGTTAGCTGTCCAAACTACTTTGGAGAAATGGTGGAGTGGCTTGGTTGGGCGGTGATGACCTGGTCTTGGGCTGGGTTTAGTTTTTTCCTCTTTACATGTTCCAACTTGGTGCCCAGAGCATGCGCCCATCACAAATGGTATTTGAAGAAGTTTGGAGAGGATTATCCCAATAATAGAAAAGCAGTGATCCCtttcttcatttaa
- the LOC133693549 gene encoding aldehyde oxidase GLOX-like, which translates to MSINMIKFLLLSPSFFIFYPSVVISQTTPSSDGSHGRWDLLSESVGISAMHMQLMHDNKVVIYDRTDFGPSNTSLPGGLCRADPYDDALKIDCTAHSILYDTITDTYRPLMIQTDTWCSSGAVLPNGTQVQTGGFHDGDNVTRMFTPCTNDSCDWVEFPKYLSRRRWYATNQILPDGRIIIIGGRREFNYEFFPRSSPRRTFQLSFLRETREGDVENNLYPFVHLLPDGNLFIFANTRSILFDYNQNRVVREFPSIPGGDPRNYPSTGSSVLLPLDENEYRIDPEVLVCGGAPSGAFQLAARGTFVRATPTCGRLRVTDQNASWVKETMPIPRAMGDMLLLPTGDVIVINGVQLGTAGWELGRLPATRPVIYHPSHPSDQRFSVMAPSPRPRMYHSAAILLADGRVLVGGGNPHVYYNFTNVVYPTDLSLETISPPYLSTDYASVRPVILSVDETISRGQRFLVSFFVEEYLTQSVLSVRIVAPSFTTHSFSMNQRMVVLKIDDIIYDDTSSYTSSVFGPSSAEIAPPGYYMLFVVHSGIPSSGVWVRIQ; encoded by the coding sequence ATGTCTATTAACATGATCAAATTCCTCCTACTTTCACCctctttcttcatcttttacccTTCAGTAGTCATATCCCAGACCACACCTTCATCTGATGGCAGCCATGGGAGGTGGGATCTTTTGTCTGAAAGTGTAGGCATCTCAGCTATGCACATGCAACTTATGCATGACAACAAAGTTGTAATTTATGATCGCACAGATTTTGGCCCCTCCAACACCTCCCTCCCCGGTGGCCTCTGCCGTGCTGACCCCTACGACGACGCCCTTAAAATAGATTGCACTGCACACTCCATCCTTTACGATACTATCACTGACACCTACCGTCCCCTAATGATCCAAACAGACACTTGGTGCTCTTCTGGGGCAGTTCTACCCAATGGAACCCAAGTCCAAACTGGGGGTTTCCATGATGGTGACAATGTAACACGCATGTTTACTCCATGTACAAATGACTCGTGTGATTGGGTTGAGTTCCCGAAGTATTTATCAAGAAGAAGATGGTATGCAACTAATCAAATCTTGCCTGATGGTCGAATTATCATTATTGGCGGTCGTAGGGAATTTAACTACGAGTTCTTTCCTCGCTCTTCTCCTCGTCGAACTTTTCAGCTCAGTTTTCTAAGGGAAACTAGGGAGGGTGATGTTGAGAACAATCTCTATCCGTTCGTCCACCTCTTACCAGATGGGAACTTGTTCATCTTTGCTAATACAAGATCAATATTGTTTGATTACAATCAGAACCGTGTGGTTCGAGAGTTTCCCAGCATCCCAGGAGGCGACCCTCGAAATTATCCTAGTACTGGATCATCAGTTCTCTTGCCTTTAGATGAGAATGAATACAGAATTGACCCTGAAGTTTTGGTTTGTGGAGGTGCACCAAGTGGTGCATTCCAGCTAGCGGCACGTGGAACCTTTGTTCGTGCGACTCCCACATGTGGACGACTCAGGGTCACAGATCAAAACGCGAGCTGGGTCAAGGAAACCATGCCGATTCCACGAGCAATGGGCGATATGCTACTTCTTCCGACTGGCGATGTTATTGTAATCAACGGTGTTCAATTAGGCACTGCTGGATGGGAACTTGGACGCCTGCCAGCAACAAGACCAGTCATCTACCATCCATCCCATCCGTCTGACCAGCGGTTCTCAGTCATGGCACCATCACCACGTCCAAGAATGTATCATTCAGCTGCAATTCTCCTCGCTGATGGCCGTGTTCTTGTTGGTGGCGGCAACCCTCATGTTTACTATAACTTCACCAACGTAGTGTACCCAACAGACTTAAGCCTGGAGACCATTTCACCACCCTATTTATCAACTGATTACGCATCAGTAAGACCTGTGATCTTGTCCGTAGATGAGACTATAAGTCGTGGGCAGAGATTTTTGGTGAGTTTCTTTGTGGAAGAGTATTTAACACAAAGCGTATTATCAGTAAGAATAGTTGCGCCATCTTTTACTACACACTCATTTTCCATGAATCAAAGGATGGTGGTGCTGAAGATTGATGACATTATATATGATGATACATCATCATATACTTCGAGTGTTTTTGGGCCATCGTCAGCTGAGATTGCTCCACCAGGGTACTATATGCTGTTTGTTGTGCATTCTGGTATACCTAGTTCTGGTGTGTGGGTGAGGATACAGTGA